The nucleotide sequence CCCTTCGAGCAGCGCCGGGAAGCTCTCCCGCGCTTCGGCCTGGGGATCGGCGGCATCGTCCTTGCGCAGCTCCCACGGCGCGGCGAAGCGGCGGGGATCGAGCCGGGCGAGCAACCACATCAGCAGCTTGTCGCTCGGCGCGCGCTTTTCCGCGACCAGCTCCCCGCAATGCCAGACCTGCTCGGTGCGGCCGTTGATCGCGCGATCGAAGGCGAGCGCGGAGAGCCGCCCGACGGCCAGCTGCTGCGCGGTGTCCCAGGCCGAGGCGAAGGCCGGCGAGCGGGCGCGAAGCCGGTAGGCCGACCGCGCCGTCAACCGCGCCGTGGCGCTGGCGAGATGGACCGAGCCGGTCTCGGCGAGATTGACGAGGAACAGGCGCTGCCGCTCGGCGCTCCAGCCGGCGAGGCGCTTGCGGCTGTCCTCGAGGGGAACGCCGTCGAACGGCGTGGCCGCTACCGGCGGCTCCGCTGCGGACTCGCTCGCTGACTCCGCAGCCGGACGAAGGGATTCTGCGTCGCCGGCCATTGGCGCCGCTTCGCCATCGGCACGATGCTCCGCCACGGACCCCGTTTCGGCGGGCGGCAGCAGGTCGGCGGGCCAGACCTCCTCACGCTCGGCCGCGGGCACGAGCGAGAGGCGCGGCCCGCCCTCCTCGTCGGCCGCCCGGGCGACGGCCTCCTCCCGGTCGCACGCCGCGGCCCAGGCGTCGAACTCCTCAAGGCTCCAATCCCTCGCCGTGTGACGCTTCATGATCATCGCTCCCATGAGTCGCAAAAAGGAGCAGAGCAGTTATCCTATTTGGTAAGCTGTAGGAAAATAGTTTCTCCGGACCGGCGGCGCAGGCGAGGCGGCGCGGCGGAAGGCCCGTTCTAGTGAGACAGTCGGCCCCAAGCGGGTTGATCCTCGGGCGGGGTTGCATAATTTTGTGGGGTCGCGCCCTTTGCGGGCGTGCCTGGCGGAGGGGATCTCTCCGGCCTCTCCTGCCCCCTTTTGGTAACTCAGAGTGGAGGAGACAGATGGCATTCAAGCGAAAGGTCGTTCTGGCCGGCCTGGCTTCACTGGCGCTGGCCGGGGCCGCGGCGGCGGCGCCCGGCGCCAACCCCGTCAACGTGCTGAACGTCGCCCTGCCGGACGGCTCGGTCCATATCCATTATCGAGGCGAGACGCCGCCGCGCCTGGTGATCGCCGAGGCGCCGGCGCCGGTGCGGTTCGTGCCGGTGAGCGCCTATCGCGCCGAAATGGCGCCGTTCGCCACCTTTCGTCGGATCGCGGCCGAGATGAACCAGCGCATGGCGGCGATGATGCGGCTGATGGCGGCGGCGCCGGCGATGCCGCTCGACGGCGCGCCGGGCCTGAGGCTCGCCAGCGACGGCGGCGTGCCGGGCGGCGGCTACAGCTTCGTCTCGCGCAGCGTCACCCAGGGCGGCTGCACCCGCACCGTCCAGATGGTGCGGGCCGCGGGAGAGGCCGAGCCGCATGTCGCCACCCGCATGTCGGGCGATTGCGGCGAGGCGGCCGACGTGGCTCCCGCGCCGTCGGTCAGCCGCACGACGATCTGATAGGTCGATCGCCGAAATAGCAGGCGCGGAGTTTGGCACTCCGCGCCTTTTCTTCGTAGCCTCCACCTCGGGGCGCTTCGGCCATGGGCTGGCAATCGCGAAAGCGCACCACTCGGCATGGCGGTGGCTAACCCCAAACGTGAGCGGATTCAGCATCGAAGAAGAACACGTCCAGCTTATATTTCGCACGCGCGCCAGCCAACGCTTCGGCACGTTGGACCATTGCCATGTTATCGGAGTTGGCGGGATCGCCATAAAGGCTGACGAAGAGAGCCGGGCAGCACCCCTCTTCGATGAGTCTTAAAATGTGATTGTCGCTCTCAGCCAATGAATGCCCATATACAAAAAGATTCGTCGTACGCTTTTGGCAGATTGCTGCGAAGCTCTTGAAGGACCGGGTAAGATATCCGCTGTGAAGGATCCGCGCTTGCTTCGAATCCGCGTTCCCCTCAGACACAAAGAGAGGATAACGATCTTGATCCAAGGCATCGCGTATTTGGTCCATCAGAGGAATTCCCCCTGACCTTTCCCAGCAGATTTTTTGGAGTTCGCTCCCCGCATCATACAGATGGAGCCCGCCGTGCAGAAAGTGGACGTTTTGTGTGTTTGATCCTCCGTCCACGTCCCAGGCCACGTAGGGAGCATCGTAGTCGTCATCGGGTGCTCGAAAGCCATCGTCGCTGGCGAGGTATAGTGCATCCTCCGGTGGGATTAGCTTTGTGCCATCCCATACAGGCCGAGGGTCGTGCATCAGAGTCCAATACAAGAGCAGATCATAGTTTAATGTATAGATGCACCCTCTATTCTTAAGACTTCGGGCTGCGAATTTGGCGAGGAAAGTTCGCGCGGCCGTAAACTGTCGTTCACTGATCTCGCCGAGGCGTGCCGGGTGCTTTCCAGCGATGGCCCCGACCAATCCCTCTTTGAGATGCTCCACATGATCAGCTATTTTCGCGACAGGATCAGGGCTATCGACGTAAAGATGGAGAAGCCGACGCATTCTCGACAAAGCCTGAAGGACCACTTCGAAATCCGTGGTTTTCAGTATTTCGAAGGCCTTTTGAAGCTCCGGATACGCTTCGAAAAAACCTTCCTCCTTAGCTTCTTCGAGCAAGCTCCTATATGTGAAGCGCTCAGGAAAGAGGGCGATACTAAAGCCATTACCGAGCAGAAGATGTCGGCGCTCGCCATTGGTTTTACCAAGAGCATCTTCAAACGAAATTACATCAACTATCGTTTGAACTCCGCCAGCCAAAGATAAAGAGCTTCACTCTCATCTAAACAAATCGTCTTGTTCTGCGGGCTTCGTGGGATCACTAATCGGACCAACACTTTCCTGCGCGGATTTCCTGGCCGCAAGCGCCGCCCGCCGATTCAACTCCTCAGTTATCAGCGGGACAGCCTCGACTAGCGCCTGAGAATAGAACTCAAGCTGCTGAGCCAACTCGACGCTGTCTAACCTCGGGTAATCTGCCGTCGACCAAGAGCAGATTACCCGATGCACCTTTGATATGCGAGGCGCGCAAATGATCTTTGCATGGGACCCTGCGAAATCGCCGAACGATAGAATGGCGTCATCGATGGCGGTCGTTAGAAGGCGCTTCTGAAGGCGTGTGAAAGGATTGGTGGTCCAACCAATAACGAAAACGGGAGTAGGCCGTCCGTGTTCTAGAATTACGAACGTCGGCTTGACGGGAACAACGACGTCACGCGACACGCGAAAGTAGCCCACCAATTCTTGGAAAACCTGAATGCCTTCGAGGCTCTCCTCTTTGTTATAGGCGCTGAAAGCGAGCACAATTTCCCGCCCTAGCTTGCTCACAAGAGGATTCTTGATCAGAGCTACAGCCTTAAGCGCCTCTTCTTCTGTAATCCCGAAGCTGACCATGTCACCGATGATCCGGTAAACTTGGAAGAGGGCGCTCTTCGGAAACCCTAGCGCGAACTTTGCGACGGCGGTCGTCGTTTTTGCCTGCGTATCATGGATGTAGCGCGTCCAATTGGGAACTGAGGGAGGTTGCTTCAGCTTCTGCAGTATCTCTTCCAAGTCACTCATGATTGCTTCGCCTCCTGCGAAAAACTCTCGTGAATGGTCTCTATCGAAATCTCCATGCCTGGATTAAATCGCCCCTCATGCCACCACACTCTGTGCCACGGGCTACCTGACTGATGAGATAGCGCTCTCAGTTGAGAGGCCGTCAAATGAAGGTACGAATCTAAAGCTTCGTCAAAAAGCTCCTCGTCATCGTGTCCGAAAAGTTCTTTCGCTTCGACCATGGATCGTGTTGCACTGTCAAATTTATGCGCCCTAGATGTGATCGGGCCGTCACCGTGACATTTGAAGGAGTGATAAATCTCTCGAAATACCGGCCCGTGTTCCCATGCTTCTATTTTGGCAGCGGTTAGCAGTTCACCCCGTTCTATAAGTGCTTTCTCGACAATGAAGTATATGATCTTGTTGAGTGCCATGTTCGATAGGGGTCGCTCTTGAGCATCGGCTCGATCTAGCACCCAATTGGCGATTGATCTCACGTCATACACGGCTCAATCATCCATTCAATTGTTCTACTTCCGTTCTGGCGCTCTCGCATACCTCATTCCGCCGCCACGCCCGCCCGCGTGAACATGTCGTCGCCGGCTGCGCCTTCCTCGACGGTGTCGTTGGCCTTGGCCTTCTTGCGGCGGTCGAAATTCTCCCAGACCTCGTTCCAGTTCCCGCGGGTCGCGGCCTTCGAGTATTCGGTCGCGCGGGTTTCGAAGAAGTTGGCGTGCTCGACGCCGTTGATCAGCGGGGCGAGCCAGGGGAGCGGGTGGTCGTCGACCATGTAGATCGCCGGCAGGCCGAGCTGGCCGAGACGCCAGTCGGCGATGTAGCGGATGTAGCGCTTGATCTCCTTGGCGGTCATGCCGGGGACGGGGCCCTGCTCGAAGGCGAGGTCGATGAACGCGTCCTCGAGCCGAACGGTCTTCTGGCACATGTCCATAATGTCTTCCTTGACCGCCTTGGTGAGGCAGCCGCGCTCGGCGCAGAAGGCGTGGAACAGGCGGGTGATGCCCTCGCAGTGGAGGCTCTCGTCGCGGATCGACCAGGAGATGATCTGGCCCATGCCCTTCATCTTGTTGAAGCGCGGGAAGTTCATCAGCATGGCGAAGCTGGCGAAGAGCTGAAGCCCCTCGGTGAAGCCGCCGAACATCGCCAGCGTGCGGGCGATGTCCTCGTCGCTGTCGACGCCGAATTCCTGCAGATAGTCGTGCTTGGCCTTCATCTCCTCATATTCGAGGAACATGCCGTACTCGCTCTCGGGCATGCCGATGGTGTCGAGCAGGTGAGAGTAGGCGGCGATGTGGACCGTCTCCATGTTGGAGAAGGCGGTCAGCATCATCTTGATCTCGGTCGGCTTGAACACGCGGCCATATTTGTCGTGGTAGCAATCCTGCACCTCGACGTCGGCCTGGGTGAAGAAGCGGAAGATCTGGGTGAGGAGGTTGCGCTCATGATCGGTGAGCTTCTGCGCCCAATCGCGGCAATCCTCGCCCAAGGGCACTTCCTCCGGCATCCAGTGGATCTGCTGCTGGCGCTTCCAGAAATCGAACGCCCAGGGATATTCGAAGGGCTTGTACTGCTTGCGGGCTTCGAGAAGGGGCATGTTCGAACTCCTTGCGTTCTAAATTCGTCAGGCCAGCCGAGGCTGGCATTGAAGCTGTTCTTGCGTCCCTGCCGCCGGCGCGACGGGACGGGGGATACTCACCGCACTCTCACGATGCGGCTGCGGTAGACGACGCGGCTCTTCCGCGCGCCGACGCCCAAAAAGACGATTCCGATGAAATAGCCAAAATCATACCAGCCGCCATTGTTCGGCACTGCGTAGACGGCGACGTCCGGCATGAAGAGCGACAGCAGCCACGCCACCGGGAAGATGAAGCCGTGCCAGACGCCGAGGAGGAAGCCGGGCGCCTCCGCCTCCACCCCCGCCGAGGCCTGGGTCGCGCAGGCGGCGAGGAGGGTGAGGGCGGCGATCGGGGCGAGGCGGTGTAACCGTTCCCCGGCGGATGCCGTGGCC is from Sphingosinicella humi and encodes:
- a CDS encoding ribonucleotide-diphosphate reductase subunit beta, with product MPLLEARKQYKPFEYPWAFDFWKRQQQIHWMPEEVPLGEDCRDWAQKLTDHERNLLTQIFRFFTQADVEVQDCYHDKYGRVFKPTEIKMMLTAFSNMETVHIAAYSHLLDTIGMPESEYGMFLEYEEMKAKHDYLQEFGVDSDEDIARTLAMFGGFTEGLQLFASFAMLMNFPRFNKMKGMGQIISWSIRDESLHCEGITRLFHAFCAERGCLTKAVKEDIMDMCQKTVRLEDAFIDLAFEQGPVPGMTAKEIKRYIRYIADWRLGQLGLPAIYMVDDHPLPWLAPLINGVEHANFFETRATEYSKAATRGNWNEVWENFDRRKKAKANDTVEEGAAGDDMFTRAGVAAE
- a CDS encoding Panacea domain-containing protein yields the protein MALNKIIYFIVEKALIERGELLTAAKIEAWEHGPVFREIYHSFKCHGDGPITSRAHKFDSATRSMVEAKELFGHDDEELFDEALDSYLHLTASQLRALSHQSGSPWHRVWWHEGRFNPGMEISIETIHESFSQEAKQS
- a CDS encoding DUF4917 family protein, whose translation is MAGGVQTIVDVISFEDALGKTNGERRHLLLGNGFSIALFPERFTYRSLLEEAKEEGFFEAYPELQKAFEILKTTDFEVVLQALSRMRRLLHLYVDSPDPVAKIADHVEHLKEGLVGAIAGKHPARLGEISERQFTAARTFLAKFAARSLKNRGCIYTLNYDLLLYWTLMHDPRPVWDGTKLIPPEDALYLASDDGFRAPDDDYDAPYVAWDVDGGSNTQNVHFLHGGLHLYDAGSELQKICWERSGGIPLMDQIRDALDQDRYPLFVSEGNADSKQARILHSGYLTRSFKSFAAICQKRTTNLFVYGHSLAESDNHILRLIEEGCCPALFVSLYGDPANSDNMAMVQRAEALAGARAKYKLDVFFFDAESAHVWG